From Cyanobium sp. Tous-M-B4, the proteins below share one genomic window:
- a CDS encoding precorrin-8X methylmutase, with product MSNAETAAFRGVPSLDHPIFCESLRLIRQLPGTAAALAALSPLQQDVLLRLIHSSGDPGLAADLVCPATACGAGLAALAAGAPILTDTAMAAAAVAPMARRTFANQVRSVLDWAPAAAPEGSTRTAAGMAAALAGQGEPVVVLIGSAPTALEVLLELVASKAVPAPALVIGMPVGFVGVAQSKRHLADSGLVHMRLEGSKGGAGLVAAACNALLRAAWLQAASAPSGPTSASSGS from the coding sequence ATGAGTAATGCTGAAACTGCGGCCTTTCGTGGAGTGCCTTCCCTGGATCACCCGATTTTTTGCGAGAGCTTGCGGCTGATCCGGCAGTTGCCGGGCACGGCGGCGGCGCTGGCGGCGCTCAGCCCCCTGCAGCAGGACGTGTTGCTGCGCCTGATTCACAGCAGCGGCGATCCGGGCCTGGCGGCCGATCTGGTTTGCCCCGCGACCGCCTGTGGCGCCGGCTTGGCGGCCCTGGCTGCTGGGGCGCCAATCCTCACGGACACGGCAATGGCGGCCGCGGCGGTGGCGCCGATGGCGCGGCGCACCTTCGCCAATCAGGTGCGCAGCGTGCTCGATTGGGCCCCCGCCGCGGCCCCGGAGGGTTCCACGCGCACGGCAGCCGGGATGGCGGCGGCGCTGGCCGGGCAGGGTGAGCCAGTCGTGGTGTTGATCGGCAGCGCCCCCACGGCCCTGGAGGTGCTGCTGGAGCTGGTGGCATCAAAAGCGGTGCCGGCGCCGGCCCTGGTGATCGGCATGCCGGTGGGGTTTGTGGGGGTGGCCCAGAGCAAGCGTCACCTGGCTGACAGTGGCCTGGTGCATATGCGGCTCGAGGGCTCCAAAGGCGGAGCTGGACTGGTGGCAGCGGCCTGCAATGCCCTGCTGCGGGCTGCCTGGCTTCAGGCGGCGAGCGCCCCGTCTGGCCCGACTTCCGCCTCCTCTGGCTCCTGA